The Miscanthus floridulus cultivar M001 chromosome 6, ASM1932011v1, whole genome shotgun sequence genomic interval ccattattcgatgcacctgcagttcaaacttacattttctagaaaaattcaacaaaacaaaataaactatagaaatatgccaaaaggcaatgaaaatgtcccaaatttaaacatgttgtttgtagtagtgtactaaagcttcaaaaaaaattggtggcaaaaaaccaaaaaaaaaatattttgccgagtgctaagttttagcactcggcaaaataaattctttgtcaaatgccaaacggggggcactcggcaaagaggacgccgctggatgccATTAGGCCtctaccaatctttgccgagtgtctgcctttgccgagtgtcaggcactcggcaaagacaacctttgccgagtgcaggtctttgccgagtgccatattttgccgagtgcggtgcTCGGCAAAGCAggtatttgtcgagtgcccgaaatttggtactcggcaaagatttttgcactcggcaaatcacgtgtttcccgtagtgtGGAGATAGTCTTAAGACGGGTAAGTGAACCATGGTGACATGGCTTCACAAAATCATAGGAAAATCCTCTAGTGGGGTTCTCCTATTTAGGTACCGTAGATTACTAAAATAGGAAAATATTTGTTTACATATAGTATAAGTAGCATGTTTTGCAATTATATGGAAGAGATACATAGTATGTTCAGCTATAATATTGTCTGTTCCCATCCTAACAGCACATATGGTTGGGTTCTTGTACGAAGGTTTGACACCAAACAGTCCCTTAGCTTTGGGCTACATACAATCAATGACAGCTATTCTAGAAGGCTCTATCTGAGACGTCGACATATCATATCCGCCCATACGTATATACCATATATATACGCATACTTTTCCTTTTTTTGCGAGGAACATACGCATACTATTTCACCAGTGAACTCAATCGATATGTATACGTATACTAGGTACGTACAAATATACGCCTGAAAACGCCAGTTGCGTGCATGCTCTAGGAGTCATCAGATGTGTCCTTGACGATTTCTGGGAGCTGCACCGGGTAGCGGTGGATGGAGTCGACCCACGGCCCGTCGGCGTCGGCCGGCGGCTTGACGCACTCCCACGCAACACTGTTGCAGTCGAAGCCGGCGCCGAAGGAGATCATCCAAATCCGGTCGCCCTTTTTCATCATCCCCTTGGCCTCGATGTACGCCAGTTCGTACAGCACGGAGCTGCTGGATGTGTTCCCGAACCGGTGCAGCGTCATCCGCGACGCCTCCACGTCCTGGTCGGAGAGGCCGAGGCCATGCTGAACCTCGTCGATCACCCCGCGGCCGCCTGCATGGATGCAGATATGCTCGAACGCCGTGCGGAAGTCGGGTCGGTAGAGCCTCACCTTGGCGCGCCCGCTGAGGAGCTTCCGCTTGAGCAAGGACAGCGCGACGAGGAGCTGCTCCGAGGCCGGCAGGACGAGGGGTCCGAAGGAGGCGATGTTGCTCTTGAGCGCGTAGCCGGCGGTGGTGGCGAGGTCCTTGGAGAGACGGATCCCGGTGTTGCCCTTGTCGTCCTCCTCCTGGAACACGCACCGGTAGTCGGCGTCCCGGGCCGCCGTCACGGTGCGCACCAGGCGGGTGAGCCTGTACCGCGCGCGCTCCGAGGAGTTGGACAGGATCATGGCCGCGGCGCCCATGCGGAAGAGGCAGTTGGGGAGCAGCATCGCGCGTTCCTTGCCCACGTAGTACTGCGACGAGAGGATCTCCGTGGAGACGATGAGGACGTGCGTGCCCGGCCGTGCCGTCTGCAGGAGGTTCTTGGCGAGGCCGACGGAGACCAGCCCCGCGCTGCACCCCATCCCGGACAGGTTGACGTTCTGCACGTCGGCACGCAGCTTGTACCTGTTGACGACCATGTCGGCGAACACCGGCGTGGGCGTGAAGATGCTGCAGTTAACGATGAGCACGTCGATCTCCTCGGGCTTGACGCTCGTCCTGGCGAACACCTCGTCCACGGCGGAGAAGATGACCAGCTCCGTCTCGTCGCGGGAGGCCTCGAGGCTGCGGTCTGGCGGCATGTAGTGGTACGCCTCCGGGACGCACGTCTCCTCGCCGAGCCCGGAGCGTTCCAGCAGGCGGAGGGCGAAGCTGACGCTCTCCTCGTGCACCAGGTACGGCATCAGGTGCGCGTGCTCCAGGCACGTCGCGAAGGGCGCCCGGAACCAGGGCTTGGGCCGGAAGCAGCCGTACTCCACGAGGTACAcgtgcttgggccggcccatgcgcCGCAgcttggcgacggcggcggccaggaGCAGGGCCAGCAGGCAGTGGACAGGCCGGATCTCCCGCGCCAGCGCGAGCACCTCCTCAGGGCTCGTCCTCggggccacggcggcggcggcagccaaggcgacgacggcgaggaAGTTGTTGACGACGAGCCCGTACATGGTCTTTAGGAACTTGACATGCAGTGGCCTGTTCATCGTGCCAGTGCCACTGTGTAGTATGCGTGCGTATAGCCTTAGCCTGTATGTTTTTTTGCCACTGCACGCGGGcgtgttagagcatctccaatggTTTGCCATTTGCACTTGCTATCCTTGGTTATTTGGCAAAAACTACAAATTTGTTTCTCCAGTGGTTTGCTAAAACACTTGCCAAATTATGAGGAGTTGCTATCCAGGGGTGAGACACGCGCAAATTTGCGCGCAGTCCTCGACTTGCCATCGCGCGAGGAAGCCCGCGCTGCCCCTTCTCCCGCGCAGCCTCGGAAAATTCCGAACTCCTTCCCGCGCGTCTCAATTATCGTCGCTCGTCATATAAATCGCCGCGCCGTTCGGTCTCCTCGCCGATGAGATCGAGTCAGTCCCTCGTGCCGCGGTGGTCATCGCCGCCCCGTCCTCTTGCCTCCGTCGTCGTCCGCGCGGCGTCCGTCTGTCGTTGTACGCGCAGCCGTCCTCCGTCCGCGCGGCCTCCGTCCGTCGTCGTCCGCGCGGCCTCCGTCCCTCCCGTCCGTGAAGGTATGTTCCTGGAACTGGCCAACTGAGTAGCAGTAGGGTAGCAGTACTGATGAAGGCCGGTAGTTGTAGAGTTGCAGATGGATTGATGAAGGTATATGTTAATCGTCTTGTGCATGTATCTGCTAGATGGATCCGCTCCTTTATTTGTCATATTGTGCATGTATCTCTGCTGTCCATCTGCTATCATAATCAAAGACTAGTGTTCTTTTGTGCATGTACTTGTCCATCTGATATCTCTATTGTTCAGAACGATGAATAGTTGTAGCCAATCATTCATTGCCATGAGAGTTGTACTATGCAAGCTGTTGTTTAGTTCAAGTTCGGGTTATATCAATTTTAGTTAAAGTTCTTGTTTAGTTCCAATTATTCCACTTAATTAAAACAAGCTGATATGAA includes:
- the LOC136456078 gene encoding 3-ketoacyl-CoA synthase 5-like — translated: MNRPLHVKFLKTMYGLVVNNFLAVVALAAAAAVAPRTSPEEVLALAREIRPVHCLLALLLAAAVAKLRRMGRPKHVYLVEYGCFRPKPWFRAPFATCLEHAHLMPYLVHEESVSFALRLLERSGLGEETCVPEAYHYMPPDRSLEASRDETELVIFSAVDEVFARTSVKPEEIDVLIVNCSIFTPTPVFADMVVNRYKLRADVQNVNLSGMGCSAGLVSVGLAKNLLQTARPGTHVLIVSTEILSSQYYVGKERAMLLPNCLFRMGAAAMILSNSSERARYRLTRLVRTVTAARDADYRCVFQEEDDKGNTGIRLSKDLATTAGYALKSNIASFGPLVLPASEQLLVALSLLKRKLLSGRAKVRLYRPDFRTAFEHICIHAGGRGVIDEVQHGLGLSDQDVEASRMTLHRFGNTSSSSVLYELAYIEAKGMMKKGDRIWMISFGAGFDCNSVAWECVKPPADADGPWVDSIHRYPVQLPEIVKDTSDDS